The Chrysemys picta bellii isolate R12L10 chromosome 12, ASM1138683v2, whole genome shotgun sequence genome has a segment encoding these proteins:
- the LOC101937421 gene encoding uncharacterized protein C6orf47 homolog, with translation MSLNRAKAWLTRLRWWGREAGKEGGLTEAPRKSQWWGARRLLALIGWGRAGDPGPAPGQGLFSRVSQVPQYLSPHQPPADIPEHFQICFNFARHLFDLCVVTLLCACSPAFRLLLDILGFRGPLKVWLHGLATFLVTTYGMYLALWLVQKYLLQFACLYGFLQTLVLCVSIRAAEEEEESGGGPGGLDPSGGAEAERTE, from the coding sequence ATGTCCCTAAACAGAGCCAAGGCCTGGCTGACAAGACTCCGCTGGTGGGGGCGCGAGGCAGGAAAAGAGGGCGGGCTGACGGAGGCCCCCCGGAAATCGCAGTGGTGGGGCGCCCGGCGCCTCCTGGCTCTGATCGGATGGGGCCGCGCCGGGGATCCGGGCCCTGCCCCGGGACAGGGCCTCTTCTCTAGGGTCTCCCAGGTCCCTCAGTATCTGTCCCCCCACCAGCCGCCGGCCGACATCCCGGAGCATTTCCAGATCTGTTTCAACTTCGCCCGGCACCTCTTCGACCTCTGCGTGGTGACTCTGCTCTGTGCCTGCTCCCCGGCTTTCCGGCTGCTCCTggacattttggggttcagggggCCCCTGAAAGTCTGGCTCCACGGGCTGGCCACCTTCCTTGTCACCACCTACGGGATGTACCTGGCCCTGTGGCTGGTCCAGAAATACCTGCTGCAGTTCGCCTGCCTCTACGGCTTCCTGCAGACGCTGGTGCTGTGCGTGAGCATCCGGGCcgccgaggaggaggaggagagcgggGGCGGCCCGGGGGGACTGGACCCCAGCGGTGGGGCAGAGGCAGAGAGGACGGAGTGA